Genomic segment of Umezawaea sp. Da 62-37:
CAGCGCTGCCCGTCACAGGCCGAGGGCAGCCGGATCATCGTGTGTGCGGCAGGCGGCGTGCGCCGGCGCCTTCGTGGCTCAGCACGTCGCGCGGGTTGGTCAGGTGGCAGATCCTGAGCGACAGGCAGCCGCACCCGATGCACTCGGTGAGGTCGTCCCGGAGCGCCTGCAAGTGCAGGATGCGCGCGTCGAGTTCGGTCCGCCAGGCCGCGGACAGCCGGGCCCAGTCGTCGCGGGTGGGGGTGCGTTCGCTGGGGAGCCGGTCCAGGGCTTCCCGGATCGCGGTGAGCGAGATGCCGACGTGCTGCGACGCGCGGATGAAGGCGACCCGGCGCAGCGTGTCGCGGCTGTAGCGGCGCTGGTTGGTCGCCGTCCGCGTGCTGCGGATGAGGTTCTTGCGCTCGTAGAAGTGCAGCGCGGAGATCGCGACGCCGCTGCGGTCGGCGACCTGTCCGACCGTGAGTTCGTGGAATGACGTGCGGGCCCTCTGCATGGTTGGACGGTAGCGCTTGCCCTCAACCATGGTTGAGGTCAGATGATCGTCGTCGTCCGCGAATCGCGATCAAGGAGCTTCCGTGACCACCACTCTCGTCATCGGCGCCACCGGGAAGCAGGGCGGCGCCGTCGCCCGGTTGCTGCTCGACCACGGTCACGACGTCACCGCCTACGTGCGGTCACCCGAGTCGCCGTCCGCGCTGGCGCTGTCCACCGCCGGCGCGCGGCTCGTCACCGGCGATCTGGCCGACCACCAGGCGCTCGCCAC
This window contains:
- the soxR gene encoding redox-sensitive transcriptional activator SoxR, yielding MQRARTSFHELTVGQVADRSGVAISALHFYERKNLIRSTRTATNQRRYSRDTLRRVAFIRASQHVGISLTAIREALDRLPSERTPTRDDWARLSAAWRTELDARILHLQALRDDLTECIGCGCLSLRICHLTNPRDVLSHEGAGARRLPHTR